The Coffea arabica cultivar ET-39 chromosome 9e, Coffea Arabica ET-39 HiFi, whole genome shotgun sequence genome has a window encoding:
- the LOC113710152 gene encoding lecithin-cholesterol acyltransferase-like 4: MAALLEELVKTLEALELWMKLIKKTPQDYVDPTLDPVLLVPGIAGSILNAVDEKTGNEERIWVRILGADHEFRTKLWSLFDPSTGETISIDRGSRIEVPEDRFGLYAIDVLDPDMIIGRESVYYFHDMIVEMLKWGYQEGKTLFGFGYDFRQSNRFQGTLERFAAKLESVYTASGGKKINIISHSMGGLLVKCFLSLHSDIFEKYVKSWIAIAAPFRGAPGYITSTLLNGMSFVEGWQQNFFISKWSMHQLLIECPSIYELMPCPDFHWENPPLLEVWREKTSVNGNSTVMLESFPPVEAVPIFTEALACNMASCGDLKIPLPFNMEILRWSNETRKVLSSAKVPQTVKFYNIYGTNIETPHTVCYGSEDAPVSDLRQLPTDLANYVNVDGDGTVPVESAKADGLNAEARVGVPGEHREILCDRHVFRIVKHWLRADNDPFYNPINDYVILPTAFEIERFQEKGLEVTSLKEEWEMIEDDSDEQDEMAHQEKPLVASVSVSHVGGHEGSREEACGTIVVHPQHNGKKHVELNAMSLSANA; encoded by the exons ATGGCGGCGTTGTTGGAAGAATTGGTGAAGACATTGGAGGCTTTGGAGCTATGGATGAAGCTGATTAAGAAAACTCCGCAGGACTACGTGGACCCCACACTTGACCCGGTTCTTTTGGTACCCGGGATCGCTGGTTCTATCCTCAACGCGGTCGATGAGAAAACCGGAAATGAAGAACGGATCTGGGTTCGGATTCTCGGGGCGGACCATGAGTTCCGGACCAAGCTTTGGTCCCTTTTTGATCCTTCCACTG GTGAAACTATATCAATAGACAGAGGCTCGAGGATTGAGGTACCGGAGGACAGATTCGGCTTGTATGCAATAGATGTATTAGATCCTGATATG ATTATTGGGCGTGAAAGTGTCTACTATTTCCATGACATGATAGTTGAAATGCTCAAGTGGGGTTACCAGGAAGGAAAAACACTCTTTGGCTTTGGATATGATTTCCGCCAGAGCAACAG GTTTCAGGGCACACTGGAGCGGTTTGCTGCAAAGCTGGAGTCTGTATATACAGCATCTGGAGGGAAAAAGATAAACATTATAAGCCATTCTATGGGGGGACTTCTTGTGAAGTGTTTTCTGTCTTTGCACAGCGAT ATCTTTGAGAAGTATGTGAAGAGTTGGATAGCTATAGCTGCACCATTTAGGG GTGCCCCTGGATATATTACCTCTACACTGTTGAATGGAATGTCTTTTGTGGAAGGATGGCAgcagaatttttttatttcaaaatggAGCATGCACCAGTTG CTGATTGAATGTCCATCCATCTATGAATTGATGCCATGTCCAGATTTTCATTGGGAAAACCCTCCACTTTTAGAAGTTTGGAGGGAGAAAACCAGTGTTAATGGAAACTCCACTGTGATGTTGGAGTCCTTTCCGCCAGTAGAAGCTGTACCGATTTTTACAGAAGCTCTAGCATGCAATATG GCTAGTTGTGGCGACTTGAAAATTCCTTTACCATTCAATATGGAGATTCTAAGATGGTCTAATGAAACCCGAAAAGTATTGAGTTCTGCTAAAGTTCCCCAGACAGTTAAATTCTACAACATTTATGGGACCAATATTGAGACCCCTCACACTGTTTG TTATGGAAGCGAGGATGCACCTGTGTCTGATCTGAGGCAGTTACCAACAGACCTG GCAAATTATGTGAATGTAGATGGAGATGGGACTGTTCCAGTGGAATCGGCAAAG GCGGATGGTCTCAATGCGGAGGCAAGAGTTGGAGTCCCTGGTGAGCACAGAGAAATCCTGTGTGATCGCCATGTTTTTAGAATTGTCAAGCACTGGCTGAGGGCAGATAATGACCCTTTCTACAATCCAATAAACGATTATGTTATACTTCCGACTGCATTTGAGATTGAAAGATTTCAAGAAAAAGGCTTAGAAGTAACTTCGCTCAAGGAGGAATGGGAAATGATTGAAGATGACTCAGATGAGCAGGATGAAATGGCCCATCAAGAAAAGCCTTTGGTTGCTTCGGTATCTGTCTCCCATGTTGGAGGTCACGAGGGATCGAGGGAGGAGGCTTGTGGCACCATTGTTGTTCACCCTCAACATAACGGTAAGAAGCACGTGGAACTCAATGCCATGTCTCTCTCAGCAAATGCTTAG
- the LOC113709559 gene encoding cytochrome c6, chloroplastic-like codes for MQLLSLMPSSNTNICSFSTQSKYVSSRRQNQVAQIPKEQQLNFLKTVAPPLMAAILAFSPLLHPPVSLGQTIDIQKGANLFRQACIGCHDAGGNIIQPGETLFLKDLQRNGIDTEEEIYRVTYSGKGRMPGFGQNCTPRGQCTFGPRLQEEDIKLLAAFVKLQADQGWPNVETTGD; via the exons ATGCAGCTCCTCTCTTTGATGCCCAGTAGTAACACCAACATCTGTTCCTTCTCAACACAG AGTAAATATGTGAGTTCTAGGAGGCAAAACCAGGTAGCCCAAATACCAAAAGAACAGCAGCTGAACTTCTTGAAAACCGTGGCTCCACCCCTTATGGCTGCCATTCTTGCCTTTTCTCCATTACTCCATCCTCCGG TTTCACTTGGGCAAACGATAGACATACAAAAAGGAGCTAACTTGTTTCGTCAAGCTTGCATTGGTTGCCATGATGCAGGTGGAAACATAATACAACCG GGTGAAACACTCTTCTTGAAAGATCTGCAGAG AAACGGCATTGACACGGAAGAGGAAATATATCGTGTAACATACTCTGGCAAGGGAAGAATGCCC GGATTTGGTCAGAATTGTACACCAAGGGGCCAATGCACATTCGGTCCCAGATTACAAGAAGAGGACATTAAACTTTTAGCTGCATTTGTGAAGCTTCAAGCAGATCAAGGCTGGCCTAATGTTGAAACCACTGGAGATTAG